One window of the Longimicrobium sp. genome contains the following:
- a CDS encoding creatininase family protein — MAGRPYILGETSWKSVRGTAFDVAVLPWGATEAHNYHLPYATDVIAAESVAAEAARIAWEAGAKAVVLPAIPFGVQTGQLDIPLCINLNPSTQAAILADVAATLAGNGVRRLLVLNAHGGNDFRAMIRELQPRVNVFLCTLDWWSCVDPRPFFREPGDHAGELETSVVMHLAPDLVLPLDQAGDGAERKSRIAGFREGWAWAPRPWTRISADTGVGDPRASTPEKGAAFFAAVTARIAGFLVELASADPADLYT; from the coding sequence GTGGCGGGACGACCGTACATCCTGGGCGAGACGAGCTGGAAGTCGGTGCGCGGCACCGCGTTCGACGTGGCCGTCCTGCCGTGGGGCGCCACGGAGGCGCACAACTACCATCTCCCGTACGCCACCGACGTCATCGCCGCGGAGAGCGTGGCCGCCGAGGCCGCGCGCATCGCGTGGGAGGCGGGCGCGAAGGCGGTCGTCCTCCCCGCCATCCCCTTCGGCGTGCAGACGGGGCAGCTCGACATCCCGCTCTGCATCAACCTGAACCCGTCCACGCAGGCGGCCATCCTCGCCGACGTGGCGGCCACGCTGGCGGGGAACGGCGTCCGCCGGCTGCTGGTGCTGAACGCGCACGGCGGCAACGACTTCCGCGCCATGATCCGCGAGCTGCAGCCGCGCGTGAACGTCTTCCTCTGCACCCTCGACTGGTGGAGCTGCGTCGATCCGCGGCCGTTCTTCCGCGAGCCCGGCGACCACGCGGGCGAGCTGGAGACGAGCGTGGTGATGCATCTCGCCCCCGATCTCGTCCTCCCGCTCGACCAGGCCGGCGACGGCGCGGAGCGGAAGTCTCGCATCGCGGGCTTTCGCGAAGGCTGGGCGTGGGCCCCGCGCCCCTGGACCAGGATCAGCGCCGACACCGGCGTGGGCGACCCGCGCGCCTCCACGCCGGAGAAGGGCGCCGCCTTCTTCGCCGCCGTCACCGCGCGCATCGCCGGCTTCCTGGTGGAGCTGGCATCCGCCGACCCCGCGGACCTCTACACCTGA
- a CDS encoding 3-hydroxybutyryl-CoA dehydrogenase, whose product MAEIKRVGVLGCGLMGSGIAQVCAAAGYETIVREVSDEVVQKGIGGIGRQLGKQVEKGKLAAEDRDALLGRLRGTSNLEDLKDCDIVIEAIVENLDLKNEIWRTLDGLCPAHTIFASNTSSLTIADMAAATKRPERMVGLHFFNPVPVMKLVEVVKTIATDAAVFQTAFDFAKSLGKEPIVCKDNSGFVVNLLLVPYMMDAIRALSEGVASIEDIDKGMRLGTGYPMGPFVLSDFVGLDTLDKIGDIMFNEYKEKRYASPPLLKRMVSLGYYGRKSGKGFYDYSGDEPKPMPLV is encoded by the coding sequence ATGGCCGAGATCAAGCGCGTGGGCGTGCTGGGGTGCGGACTGATGGGGAGCGGGATCGCGCAGGTGTGCGCCGCCGCCGGCTACGAGACCATCGTCCGCGAGGTCAGCGACGAGGTGGTGCAGAAGGGGATCGGCGGCATCGGCAGGCAGCTGGGCAAGCAGGTGGAGAAGGGGAAGCTCGCCGCCGAAGACCGCGACGCGCTGCTCGGCCGCCTGCGCGGCACCTCGAACCTGGAGGACCTGAAGGACTGCGACATCGTCATCGAGGCGATCGTCGAGAACCTGGACCTGAAGAACGAGATCTGGCGCACGCTGGACGGCCTGTGCCCGGCGCACACCATCTTCGCGTCGAACACCTCGTCGCTCACCATCGCCGACATGGCGGCGGCCACCAAGCGGCCGGAGCGCATGGTGGGGCTGCACTTCTTCAACCCCGTGCCGGTGATGAAGCTGGTGGAGGTGGTGAAGACCATCGCCACCGACGCCGCGGTGTTCCAGACCGCGTTCGACTTCGCGAAGTCGCTGGGGAAGGAGCCCATCGTCTGCAAGGACAACTCGGGCTTCGTGGTGAACCTGCTGCTGGTGCCGTACATGATGGACGCCATCCGCGCGCTCTCGGAGGGCGTGGCCAGCATCGAGGACATCGACAAGGGGATGCGGCTGGGCACCGGCTACCCGATGGGCCCGTTCGTGCTCTCGGACTTCGTCGGCCTCGACACGCTGGACAAGATCGGCGACATCATGTTCAACGAGTACAAGGAGAAGCGCTACGCCTCGCCGCCGCTGCTGAAGCGGATGGTCAGCCTGGGCTACTACGGCCGCAAGAGCGGCAAGGGCTTCTACGACTACTCGGGCGACGAGCCGAAGCCGATGCCGCTGGTGTGA
- a CDS encoding DUF3574 domain-containing protein produces the protein MAPGSAPAAVAHADTVADRLFFGRSIPGGGMVTDEEWAAFLRDVVTPRFPDGLSVWRAEGQWLDSRGTLEHEQSMVVEVIHAASPQVDAALRDIADEYKRRFRQDAVLRITTPVRMRFYE, from the coding sequence GTGGCGCCGGGGAGCGCGCCCGCGGCCGTCGCCCATGCCGACACCGTGGCGGACCGGCTGTTCTTCGGGCGGTCGATTCCCGGCGGGGGGATGGTGACGGACGAGGAGTGGGCGGCGTTCCTGCGCGACGTGGTGACGCCACGCTTTCCCGACGGGCTGTCGGTGTGGCGCGCGGAGGGGCAGTGGCTGGACTCGCGCGGCACGCTGGAGCACGAGCAGTCGATGGTCGTCGAGGTGATCCACGCCGCATCGCCGCAGGTCGACGCGGCGCTGCGCGACATCGCCGACGAGTACAAGCGCCGCTTCCGCCAGGACGCGGTGCTCCGCATCACCACCCCCGTGCGGATGCGGTTCTACGAGTAG
- a CDS encoding N-acetylmuramoyl-L-alanine amidase gives MNYKNIPAHEADFRAKGVDSDGKKFSLTPAKVTIPGTVETLDVVTCKPANGDESFFYKEEKPKQRIVVHFTAGYLKGDLAALTRPGNHVSTPFVIARDGTIYQLFSSKYWSYHLGPKAQGGNKEMSSSGVGIELSNVGYLTPKGDTLLDPYGAPYCNVADRDAYVTLPQPFRKRTRYAAFAEAQYASLTRLLRYLTATYKVPAAFLPEAKRYDVYADVAKFRGITTHVNYQPESYGKWDIGPAFDWARVIAALGTVPVANVATPAGTGG, from the coding sequence ATGAACTACAAGAACATCCCCGCCCACGAAGCCGACTTCCGCGCCAAGGGCGTGGACTCGGACGGAAAGAAGTTCTCGCTCACGCCGGCCAAGGTCACCATCCCCGGCACGGTGGAGACGCTGGACGTGGTCACCTGCAAGCCCGCGAACGGCGACGAGAGCTTCTTCTACAAGGAGGAGAAGCCCAAGCAGCGCATCGTGGTGCACTTCACGGCCGGGTACCTCAAGGGCGACCTGGCGGCGCTGACCAGGCCCGGCAACCACGTCTCCACCCCCTTCGTCATCGCCCGCGACGGCACCATCTACCAGCTGTTCTCGTCGAAGTACTGGTCGTACCACCTGGGTCCCAAGGCGCAGGGCGGGAACAAGGAGATGAGCAGCAGCGGGGTGGGGATCGAGCTGTCGAACGTGGGCTACCTGACGCCCAAGGGCGACACGCTGCTGGACCCATACGGCGCGCCGTACTGCAACGTGGCCGACAGGGACGCGTACGTCACGCTGCCGCAGCCGTTCCGCAAGCGCACGCGCTACGCGGCGTTCGCCGAGGCGCAGTACGCCAGCCTGACCCGGCTGCTGCGCTACCTGACCGCCACCTACAAGGTCCCCGCCGCCTTCCTCCCCGAGGCCAAGCGCTACGACGTGTACGCCGACGTCGCCAAGTTCCGCGGGATCACCACGCACGTGAACTACCAGCCCGAGAGCTACGGCAAGTGGGACATCGGCCCCGCGTTCGACTGGGCGCGCGTGATCGCCGCGCTGGGCACGGTCCCCGTCGCGAACGTCGCCACGCCGGCGGGAACGGGCGGCTGA
- a CDS encoding AAA family ATPase encodes MNDFAAGTRIAILGNSGSGKSTLARRLAAETGAAVLDLDTVAWEPGKIAVPREPAAAADDVRTFCGTHAHWVVEGCYARLVRATFAFRPRLVFLDPGLEQCLANCRARPWEPHKYASKEEQDERLAFLLTWVAGYYTRDGDLSLAGHQALYDAYDGPKQHLRALAEAGPAPV; translated from the coding sequence ATGAACGACTTCGCGGCAGGGACGCGCATCGCGATCCTCGGCAACTCCGGCTCGGGGAAGTCCACGCTGGCGCGGCGGCTGGCGGCGGAGACCGGCGCCGCGGTGCTGGACCTGGACACTGTGGCGTGGGAGCCGGGGAAGATCGCCGTTCCCCGTGAGCCGGCCGCCGCCGCCGACGACGTGCGGACATTCTGCGGCACGCACGCGCACTGGGTGGTCGAGGGATGCTACGCCCGCCTCGTCCGCGCCACCTTCGCGTTCCGGCCGCGGCTGGTCTTCCTCGATCCCGGCCTGGAGCAGTGCCTGGCCAACTGCCGGGCGCGGCCGTGGGAGCCGCACAAGTACGCGTCGAAGGAGGAGCAGGACGAACGGCTGGCGTTCCTGCTCACGTGGGTCGCCGGCTACTACACGCGCGACGGCGACCTGTCGCTGGCCGGCCACCAGGCGCTCTACGACGCGTACGACGGGCCGAAGCAGCATCTCCGCGCGCTGGCCGAGGCCGGGCCCGCGCCGGTGTGA
- a CDS encoding HXXEE domain-containing protein, which yields MSRRAALWLIALFLLLHNAEEALTFPAYLPEIPRRLPAGIARLVHVTYPQMLAALALATVIPILLIAWVARCPDRPTRLWLALLLQAVVLLNVFSHLASAALVMRGYSPGLLTALLINLPFSIYLLRRAMRERWVSRRALWLAVPAAVVVHGPLLIGLVLLAGSLSGR from the coding sequence ATGTCACGTCGCGCCGCGCTCTGGCTGATCGCGCTCTTCCTCCTCCTCCACAACGCGGAGGAGGCGCTCACCTTTCCGGCTTATCTCCCCGAAATCCCGCGCCGCCTTCCCGCCGGGATCGCCCGGCTCGTGCACGTCACGTATCCGCAGATGCTCGCCGCGCTCGCGCTCGCGACCGTCATCCCCATCCTCCTGATCGCCTGGGTCGCGCGCTGTCCCGACCGGCCAACGCGGCTGTGGCTCGCGCTGCTGCTGCAGGCCGTGGTGCTGCTGAACGTGTTCTCCCACCTCGCATCGGCGGCGCTGGTGATGCGCGGATATTCGCCCGGCCTGCTCACGGCGCTGCTCATCAACCTTCCGTTCTCCATCTACCTGCTCCGGCGGGCGATGCGGGAGCGGTGGGTGAGCCGGCGGGCGCTCTGGCTGGCCGTACCCGCGGCGGTCGTGGTGCACGGCCCGCTGCTGATCGGCCTCGTCCTTCTCGCCGGATCGCTGTCGGGCCGCTGA
- a CDS encoding DUF2235 domain-containing protein, with amino-acid sequence MRRLVICADGTWNTPDKTAHGTPVPTNVTKMARAVCSTGDDGVSQIVFYHEGVGTGFGLLDKVLGGGFGVGLERNICDCYRFLVDNYEHEDEIYLFGFSRGAFTARSLGGMIRKCGVLKPNETHRIPEAFNFYRSGVHPDDDEAVQFRERYSIPVRIKMIGVWDTVGSLGIPGAMRFIARKRFEFHDVALSSTVDYAFHALSIDEQRKPFEPTLWGIKAGSHLEDRRHFEQVWFCGVHSNVGGGYPDAGLSDIAFEWMVEKAKSTGLQFDSEFVQSRVKGSFEGEIVDSLGHWKVLGKLEREIGNKVLDKQKNELASNQAIHPSVYQRLSAPLDPRYDPPNLRKFLDRNPPPPPA; translated from the coding sequence ATGAGACGCCTCGTCATCTGTGCCGACGGCACCTGGAACACCCCCGACAAGACCGCGCACGGCACGCCCGTCCCCACCAACGTGACCAAGATGGCGCGGGCGGTCTGCTCCACCGGCGACGACGGCGTGTCGCAGATCGTCTTCTACCACGAAGGCGTGGGGACCGGGTTCGGGCTGCTGGACAAGGTGCTGGGCGGCGGATTCGGCGTGGGGCTGGAGCGCAACATCTGCGACTGCTACCGCTTCCTGGTCGACAACTACGAGCACGAGGACGAGATCTACCTGTTCGGGTTCAGCCGCGGCGCGTTCACCGCGCGCAGCCTGGGCGGAATGATCCGCAAGTGCGGCGTGCTGAAGCCGAACGAGACCCACCGCATCCCCGAGGCGTTCAACTTCTACCGCAGCGGCGTCCATCCCGACGACGACGAGGCGGTGCAGTTCCGCGAGAGATACAGCATACCGGTTCGCATCAAGATGATCGGCGTGTGGGACACGGTGGGGTCGCTGGGCATCCCCGGCGCGATGCGGTTCATCGCCAGGAAGCGCTTCGAGTTTCACGACGTGGCGCTCAGCAGCACCGTGGACTACGCGTTCCACGCCCTCTCCATCGACGAGCAGCGCAAGCCGTTCGAGCCCACGCTGTGGGGGATCAAGGCCGGCTCGCACCTGGAGGACAGGCGGCACTTCGAGCAGGTGTGGTTCTGCGGCGTGCATTCCAACGTGGGGGGCGGCTACCCCGACGCCGGCCTGTCCGACATCGCGTTCGAGTGGATGGTGGAGAAGGCGAAGAGTACCGGGCTGCAGTTCGACAGCGAGTTCGTCCAATCGAGAGTCAAAGGCAGCTTCGAGGGCGAGATCGTCGACTCGCTGGGCCACTGGAAAGTGCTGGGAAAGCTGGAGCGGGAGATTGGAAACAAGGTTCTCGACAAGCAGAAGAACGAGCTGGCGAGCAACCAGGCCATCCACCCGAGCGTGTACCAGCGCCTGAGCGCCCCCCTCGACCCGCGCTACGATCCGCCGAACCTGCGGAAGTTCCTGGACCGCAACCCGCCTCCGCCGCCGGCGTAG
- a CDS encoding nucleoside 2-deoxyribosyltransferase domain-containing protein, translated as MDAYVQCPAMLQTDDPGMLRRTLFLGGGITGCGNWQEWMAERLAGSGIVAINPRRRDFDVADPAMGRFQIEWEHHHLRLARARLFWFPPETLCPITLFELGKYCERADPLFVGAHPDYERRFDVETQLKLARPGDHTVHSSLDELAAAVRSWASTL; from the coding sequence ATGGACGCATACGTTCAATGCCCCGCGATGCTGCAGACCGACGATCCCGGGATGCTGCGGCGCACCCTGTTCCTGGGCGGGGGGATCACCGGGTGCGGGAACTGGCAGGAGTGGATGGCCGAGCGGCTGGCCGGCTCGGGGATCGTGGCGATCAACCCGCGCCGCAGGGACTTCGACGTGGCCGACCCCGCGATGGGCCGCTTCCAGATCGAGTGGGAGCACCACCATCTGCGGCTGGCGCGGGCGCGGCTCTTCTGGTTCCCGCCCGAAACCCTCTGCCCCATCACGCTGTTCGAGCTGGGCAAGTACTGCGAGCGGGCGGACCCGCTCTTCGTGGGTGCGCACCCGGATTACGAGCGGCGCTTCGACGTAGAGACGCAACTGAAGCTGGCGCGCCCTGGCGACCACACGGTCCATTCCAGTCTCGACGAGCTCGCCGCGGCCGTCCGGTCGTGGGCGAGCACCCTGTGA
- a CDS encoding ATP-dependent metallopeptidase FtsH/Yme1/Tma family protein, giving the protein MASNLPDSETPRQEPAPRQEPAAATGEQPRNRLELAVSPVLARVLGGLVLLALLAYGGWRTWLGFREPDLPTVAYSQLLSSIEAGRVQSITVRPGADVQGTWKRAGGVRTDAPDFTVAYPVQTVDALAQQAQAHGVTITLAPAPDGSRVQKTIGMALEVLVLVGIVFFLFRQMRGGQSGDLGQGGKSDTTFEDVAGTQGAAEELREMVEFLRRPESFAALGARIPKGALLVGPPGTGKTLLARAVAGEAGVPFFSLSGSEVTGFIVGMGAHRIKSLFKKARKKGGVIFIDEIDALGGKRGRNRSHNEDDRTLNQLLVEMDGFDPLAGVVVIAATNRPEDLDEALKRPGRFDRTISVSPPTAGGREEILRLHATRRRVPLAADVDLSRIARLTPGASGAELANLLNEAAIAAAREGDTLVRWAHVEQARDRMLLGKERKGFRALDRERCTVAYHEAGHALAGVVCAPEDGLHKVTIQARGQALGVAFFSPEDDRFLYRRNYLEGLIMKGLAGRAAEELVFGAHAVTSGAQSDLQQVNGIARKMVYHLGMGPDTGLMIHEGEPGSLSPEMHAAMDREVRAILDRLYRQTVELLAANREAMAALAVALLERETIDGAEAVEIMEEAGLSRPAALLPMGVGEPREALAAAV; this is encoded by the coding sequence ATGGCTTCCAACCTCCCCGATTCCGAAACGCCCCGGCAGGAGCCGGCCCCGCGGCAGGAACCCGCCGCCGCAACCGGCGAGCAGCCGCGCAACCGGCTGGAGCTGGCGGTTTCGCCGGTGCTGGCGCGCGTGCTGGGCGGCCTGGTGCTGCTGGCGCTGCTCGCGTACGGCGGGTGGCGCACCTGGCTGGGCTTCCGCGAGCCGGACCTTCCCACCGTGGCCTACTCGCAGCTGCTTTCGTCGATCGAGGCGGGGCGCGTGCAGTCCATCACCGTGCGCCCCGGCGCGGACGTGCAGGGCACGTGGAAGCGCGCGGGCGGGGTAAGGACGGACGCGCCCGACTTCACCGTCGCCTATCCGGTGCAGACGGTGGACGCGCTGGCGCAGCAGGCGCAGGCGCACGGCGTCACCATTACCCTGGCGCCCGCGCCCGACGGCTCGCGCGTGCAGAAGACGATCGGGATGGCGCTGGAGGTGCTGGTGCTGGTGGGCATCGTCTTCTTCCTCTTCCGCCAGATGCGCGGCGGGCAGAGCGGCGACCTGGGCCAGGGCGGGAAGAGCGACACCACCTTCGAGGACGTGGCGGGGACGCAGGGCGCCGCCGAGGAGCTGCGCGAGATGGTGGAGTTCCTCCGCCGCCCCGAGTCGTTCGCGGCGCTGGGCGCGCGCATCCCCAAGGGCGCGCTGCTGGTGGGCCCGCCGGGAACCGGGAAGACGCTGCTGGCGCGCGCGGTGGCCGGCGAGGCGGGGGTGCCCTTCTTTTCCCTTTCCGGCTCGGAGGTCACGGGCTTCATCGTGGGGATGGGGGCGCACCGCATCAAGTCGCTGTTCAAGAAGGCGCGCAAGAAGGGCGGCGTGATCTTCATCGACGAGATCGACGCGCTGGGCGGCAAGCGCGGGCGCAACCGCAGCCACAACGAGGACGACCGCACGCTCAACCAGCTGCTGGTGGAGATGGACGGCTTCGACCCGCTGGCGGGCGTGGTCGTCATCGCGGCGACCAACCGGCCCGAGGACCTGGACGAGGCGCTGAAGCGCCCGGGCCGCTTCGACCGCACCATCTCGGTGAGCCCGCCCACGGCCGGCGGCCGCGAGGAGATCCTGCGGCTGCACGCCACCCGCCGCCGCGTGCCGCTGGCCGCCGACGTGGACCTGTCGCGCATCGCCCGGCTGACGCCCGGCGCCAGCGGCGCGGAGCTGGCCAACCTGCTGAACGAGGCCGCGATCGCCGCCGCGCGCGAGGGCGACACGCTGGTGCGCTGGGCGCACGTGGAGCAGGCGCGCGACCGCATGCTGCTGGGCAAGGAGCGCAAGGGCTTCCGCGCGCTGGACCGCGAGCGCTGCACGGTGGCCTACCACGAGGCCGGGCACGCGCTGGCCGGCGTGGTGTGCGCGCCCGAGGACGGGCTGCACAAGGTGACCATCCAGGCGCGCGGGCAGGCGCTGGGCGTGGCCTTCTTCTCGCCCGAGGACGACCGCTTCCTGTACCGCCGCAACTACCTGGAGGGCCTCATCATGAAGGGCCTTGCCGGGCGCGCGGCCGAGGAGCTGGTGTTCGGCGCGCACGCGGTGACCAGCGGCGCCCAGAGCGACCTGCAGCAGGTGAACGGCATCGCCCGCAAGATGGTGTACCACCTGGGAATGGGGCCCGACACCGGTCTCATGATCCACGAGGGCGAGCCGGGCTCGCTGAGCCCCGAGATGCACGCGGCCATGGACCGCGAGGTGCGCGCGATCCTGGACCGCCTGTACCGCCAGACGGTGGAGCTGCTGGCCGCCAACCGCGAGGCGATGGCCGCGCTGGCCGTGGCGCTGCTGGAGCGCGAAACCATCGACGGCGCCGAGGCGGTGGAGATCATGGAGGAGGCGGGCCTCTCCCGCCCCGCCGCGCTCCTCCCCATGGGCGTCGGCGAGCCCCGCGAGGCGCTGGCCGCCGCGGTCTGA
- a CDS encoding carbon-nitrogen hydrolase family protein: MIIALASPRVASSVGGALEKIRLHIAEAAGRGAEIVCFPEAYLPGLRGLDFEVPPFDREQQEQALASVSGWARTQGIAVVLGMEWISDAGRQIASVVFDSSGESQGVQTKNQLDPTEEPLYVHGDRRQIFEIGGVKFGIAICHEAFRYPETVRWAAVRGAKIVFHPHCTGSDRAGPELAEWGSAAAPYYEKAMMCRGLENGIFFASVNYAFRYQESATTIVGPSGECVAHLPYGEEGVLVREIDTDAATGLLASRYAPERYRDSIAE, encoded by the coding sequence ATGATCATCGCCCTCGCATCGCCGCGCGTTGCGTCCTCCGTGGGCGGGGCGCTGGAGAAGATCAGGCTGCACATCGCCGAAGCCGCAGGGCGGGGCGCGGAGATCGTGTGCTTTCCGGAAGCCTATCTCCCGGGCCTGCGCGGGCTGGATTTCGAGGTGCCGCCGTTCGATCGCGAGCAGCAGGAGCAGGCGCTCGCTTCCGTCTCCGGGTGGGCGCGGACGCAGGGGATCGCTGTCGTTCTCGGGATGGAGTGGATCAGCGACGCCGGGCGGCAGATTGCATCCGTGGTGTTCGACAGCAGCGGGGAGAGCCAGGGGGTTCAGACGAAGAACCAGCTCGATCCGACCGAGGAGCCGCTGTACGTGCATGGGGACCGGCGGCAGATCTTCGAGATCGGCGGCGTGAAGTTCGGCATCGCCATCTGCCACGAGGCGTTCCGCTACCCCGAGACGGTGCGGTGGGCGGCGGTGCGGGGGGCGAAGATCGTCTTCCACCCGCACTGCACGGGAAGCGACCGCGCCGGGCCCGAGCTGGCAGAGTGGGGATCGGCCGCCGCGCCGTACTACGAGAAGGCGATGATGTGCCGCGGCCTGGAGAACGGGATCTTCTTCGCCAGCGTCAACTACGCGTTCCGCTACCAGGAATCGGCGACGACGATCGTCGGCCCGTCCGGCGAGTGCGTGGCGCATCTGCCGTACGGCGAGGAAGGCGTGCTGGTGCGGGAGATCGACACGGACGCCGCCACGGGCCTGCTCGCATCCCGCTACGCCCCGGAGCGATACCGGGACTCGATCGCGGAGTGA
- a CDS encoding acetyl-CoA C-acetyltransferase gives MATQGKDTDVVFLSAKRTGMGTFGGALKDFSATDLGVFAAKGALDAAGVNAADVGHVVFGNALQTSADAIYLARHIGLRAGLGIEVPALTLNRLCGSGFQAIVTGAQEILLGECEVALCGGTESMSQAPHVIRGARWGDQRLGPAGKFYEDLLWEALTDPFAGCSMAVTAENLADLHGIRREDVDAYACTSQTRAKAAWDAGHFTEELTPVTIKTRKGETQFMADEHMRPETTPESLGKLKPYFKEGGTVTAGNASGIGDGAAAAVIASAGYAERSGLQPIGRLVSWGIAGVEPKHMGIGPVPASRAALKKAGMELEQMDLVEVNEAFGSQYCAVEKELGLDRERTNVSGGAIALSHPLGASGARITVHLLHELRRQGKRFGLGTACIGGGQGIAVVVEAFPAKNS, from the coding sequence ATGGCTACGCAGGGCAAGGATACAGACGTCGTCTTCCTCTCCGCCAAGCGCACGGGGATGGGCACCTTCGGCGGCGCGCTGAAGGACTTCTCGGCCACCGACCTGGGCGTCTTCGCCGCCAAGGGGGCGCTGGACGCCGCCGGCGTGAACGCCGCCGACGTGGGGCACGTGGTGTTCGGCAACGCGCTGCAGACCAGCGCCGACGCCATCTACCTGGCCCGCCACATCGGCCTGCGCGCCGGGCTGGGGATCGAGGTTCCCGCCCTCACCCTCAACCGCCTCTGCGGCTCGGGGTTCCAGGCCATCGTCACCGGCGCGCAGGAGATCCTGCTGGGCGAGTGCGAGGTGGCGCTGTGCGGCGGCACCGAGAGCATGTCGCAGGCGCCGCACGTGATCCGCGGCGCGCGCTGGGGCGACCAGCGGCTGGGGCCCGCCGGCAAGTTCTACGAGGACCTGCTGTGGGAGGCGCTCACCGACCCGTTCGCCGGGTGCAGCATGGCGGTGACGGCCGAGAACCTGGCCGACCTGCACGGCATCAGGCGGGAAGACGTGGACGCCTATGCCTGCACCTCGCAGACGCGCGCCAAGGCGGCGTGGGACGCGGGGCACTTCACCGAGGAGCTCACCCCCGTCACCATCAAGACGCGCAAGGGCGAGACGCAGTTCATGGCCGACGAGCACATGCGCCCGGAGACCACGCCGGAGTCGCTGGGCAAGCTGAAGCCGTACTTCAAGGAGGGCGGCACCGTCACCGCCGGCAACGCCTCCGGGATCGGCGACGGGGCGGCGGCGGCGGTGATCGCCAGCGCCGGGTACGCCGAGCGGAGCGGCCTGCAGCCGATCGGCCGCCTCGTCTCTTGGGGGATCGCGGGGGTGGAGCCCAAGCACATGGGGATCGGCCCGGTGCCCGCGTCGCGCGCCGCGCTGAAGAAGGCGGGGATGGAGCTGGAGCAGATGGACCTGGTGGAGGTGAACGAGGCGTTCGGCAGCCAGTACTGCGCGGTGGAGAAGGAGCTGGGCCTCGACCGCGAGCGCACCAACGTCTCCGGCGGCGCCATCGCGCTGTCGCACCCGCTGGGCGCCAGCGGCGCGCGCATCACCGTGCACCTGCTGCACGAGCTGCGGCGCCAGGGGAAGCGCTTCGGGCTGGGCACCGCCTGCATCGGCGGCGGCCAGGGGATCGCGGTCGTGGTCGAGGCCTTCCCCGCAAAGAACTCCTGA